One part of the Thiothrix nivea DSM 5205 genome encodes these proteins:
- a CDS encoding Maf family protein has product MTDRTLILGSTSPYRRQLMERLQYPFTTAAPDIDETRHMDESARDMVLRLSLQKAQKVAEQHPDALIIGSDQCAVLNEQVIGKPGTHENAVQQLQNSSGETVYFLTGLCLYDSHDGSYQLDVVPFQVDFRELTEGEIDRYLRKDQPYNCAGSFRSESLGITLFKRMTGDDPTALMGLPLIRLSEMLRQARISLF; this is encoded by the coding sequence ATGACTGACCGCACACTGATTTTAGGCTCCACCTCCCCTTACCGCCGCCAACTGATGGAGCGCCTGCAATACCCGTTTACAACTGCCGCCCCGGATATTGACGAAACCCGTCACATGGACGAAAGCGCCCGTGACATGGTGCTGCGCCTGTCGCTGCAAAAAGCGCAGAAAGTGGCGGAACAACACCCCGACGCCCTGATTATCGGTTCCGACCAATGCGCCGTGTTGAACGAACAGGTTATCGGTAAACCTGGTACGCATGAAAATGCGGTGCAACAGTTACAGAATTCCTCTGGCGAAACCGTCTATTTCCTGACCGGGCTGTGCCTGTATGACAGCCACGACGGCAGCTACCAACTGGATGTTGTGCCTTTTCAGGTGGATTTCCGTGAACTGACGGAGGGAGAAATCGACCGCTATCTGCGCAAAGACCAGCCTTACAACTGCGCGGGCAGTTTCCGTTCGGAAAGTTTGGGGATTACGCTGTTCAAGCGCATGACAGGCGACGACCCCACCGCACTGATGGGGTTGCCGCTGATACGCCTGAGCGAAATGCTGCGTCAAGCCAGGATTTCACTGTTTTGA
- a CDS encoding YceD family protein yields the protein MLNRLPVDVNPFRLVEQKKRLTGAMPFKQLPRLAEVALPETGDFAVDLEFTRSLSGLPIIVGSVRGRVVMECQRCMKPVEFPVDSDIQVALTTFQSDERPEQEGFEAWLVEDDRLFIQDFIEDEILLALPLVARHEQCEPVRELIEALPSEIAATQVSQTDDKPEGKKNPFAVLKDWKKTE from the coding sequence ATGTTGAACAGGTTACCCGTTGACGTTAATCCCTTTCGTCTGGTCGAGCAGAAAAAACGCCTGACCGGCGCGATGCCGTTCAAGCAATTGCCACGCCTCGCTGAGGTCGCATTGCCGGAAACCGGGGATTTTGCCGTTGATCTGGAATTTACCCGCAGCCTTTCCGGCCTTCCCATTATCGTGGGTTCAGTGCGCGGAAGGGTGGTGATGGAATGCCAGCGTTGCATGAAGCCGGTGGAATTCCCGGTCGACAGCGACATACAGGTAGCCCTGACGACGTTTCAGTCGGATGAACGTCCCGAACAGGAAGGCTTTGAAGCTTGGCTAGTGGAGGATGACCGGCTGTTTATACAGGATTTTATTGAAGATGAAATTCTCCTTGCCCTGCCGTTAGTGGCGCGGCATGAGCAGTGCGAACCGGTGCGGGAACTGATTGAAGCCTTGCCGTCGGAGATTGCTGCAACACAGGTTTCGCAAACAGATGATAAGCCGGAAGGCAAAAAAAATCCGTTTGCGGTTTTGAAAGATTGGAAAAAAACGGAGTAA
- the rpmF gene encoding 50S ribosomal protein L32: MAVGQARMTRSRRGMRRSHDALKNPTLSVDPVSGETHLRHHMTADGFYRGRQIIKNAVEVEDDE; encoded by the coding sequence ATGGCAGTCGGTCAAGCTCGAATGACACGTTCACGTCGCGGTATGCGTCGCTCACACGATGCACTGAAAAACCCAACCCTGTCGGTAGACCCGGTATCCGGTGAAACCCACTTGCGTCACCACATGACTGCGGACGGTTTCTACCGTGGCCGCCAGATCATCAAGAATGCGGTTGAAGTGGAAGACGACGAATAA
- the plsX gene encoding phosphate acyltransferase PlsX, producing the protein MSEQYRIALDAMGGDHGLSVVVPAALEALKKFDDIALILVGDEAQIQATLAEHKAATSGRLAIRHASQVVAMDEMPAHAMKNKKDSSMRVAINLVKAGEAEAAVSAGNTGALMATARFVLKTLPGIDRPAICTVIPSMHGHTHMLDLGANVDSEAEHLYQFALMGSELAKAIDNNPNPKVGLLNIGQEAIKGNEQVKAANALLRESPLNYIGYVEGDDIYHGDVDVVVCDGFVGNVALKTSEGLAKMVSAQLKANYSANLFTKLAALISLPVLKSFRRKFDPRRYNGASLLGLQGIVVKSHGGADSFAYANAIGIARTEIIEKVPQRINKQLESLLAERQKA; encoded by the coding sequence ATGAGTGAACAGTATCGCATCGCGCTGGATGCGATGGGGGGAGATCACGGCTTGTCAGTGGTTGTTCCGGCAGCATTGGAAGCCTTGAAGAAATTTGACGACATTGCCCTGATCCTGGTCGGTGATGAGGCGCAAATTCAGGCAACACTGGCCGAACACAAGGCCGCCACTTCCGGACGGTTGGCCATTCGGCACGCCTCACAGGTCGTGGCGATGGATGAAATGCCCGCCCACGCCATGAAAAACAAGAAAGATTCCTCCATGCGGGTGGCGATCAATCTGGTCAAGGCTGGTGAAGCTGAAGCCGCAGTCAGCGCGGGTAATACCGGCGCGCTAATGGCAACCGCGCGTTTCGTGCTGAAAACCCTGCCGGGCATAGACCGCCCCGCGATATGCACTGTGATCCCTTCCATGCACGGCCACACCCACATGCTCGATCTGGGCGCGAATGTCGATTCCGAAGCCGAACACCTGTACCAGTTCGCCCTGATGGGTTCCGAGCTGGCCAAGGCTATCGACAACAACCCGAACCCCAAAGTCGGTTTGCTGAATATCGGTCAGGAAGCCATCAAGGGTAACGAACAGGTCAAAGCCGCCAATGCCCTGTTACGGGAAAGCCCGCTTAACTACATTGGCTATGTGGAAGGCGATGACATCTACCACGGCGATGTTGATGTAGTGGTGTGTGATGGTTTCGTCGGCAATGTGGCGCTCAAGACCAGTGAAGGTCTGGCGAAAATGGTATCCGCCCAGCTCAAGGCCAATTACAGCGCCAACCTGTTCACCAAGCTGGCCGCGCTGATTTCCTTGCCGGTGTTGAAATCATTCCGCCGCAAATTCGATCCAAGGCGTTATAATGGGGCAAGCTTGCTAGGCTTGCAGGGTATCGTAGTCAAGAGCCACGGTGGCGCAGACAGTTTTGCCTACGCCAATGCCATCGGTATCGCCCGCACCGAGATAATCGAAAAAGTCCCGCAGCGTATCAATAAACAACTCGAAAGTTTGCTCGCAGAAAGGCAGAAAGCATGA
- a CDS encoding beta-ketoacyl-ACP synthase III: MMYSRITGTGSYLPEKILTNQDLEKMVDTTDQWIFERTGIRERHIAEMESASDMAEHAARRALEMAGRNPDDIDLIVVGTSTPDLVFPSTACLLQNNLGIRNGSPAMDVQAACSGFTYALSVADNFIRAGSAKCALVVGSEAMSKILDWTDRGTCILFGDGAGAVLLEASEEPGILSTHIHADGAYEHLLSVNAGISRNQELLRAEGALLQMRGNEVFKVAVNTLGRIVDETLEKNGMTKADVNWLVPHQANIRIIQATAKKLDMPMDNVVVTVDKHGNTSAASIPLALDTAVRDGRIKRGEIILLEAFGGGFTWGSALVRF; this comes from the coding sequence ATGATGTATTCGCGTATTACCGGCACCGGCAGTTATTTGCCCGAAAAAATCCTCACCAACCAGGATCTGGAAAAAATGGTGGATACCACCGACCAGTGGATTTTCGAACGAACCGGTATTCGGGAGCGGCACATCGCTGAAATGGAAAGCGCCTCTGACATGGCCGAACATGCCGCGCGCCGCGCGCTGGAAATGGCGGGCAGGAATCCTGACGATATAGACCTGATCGTGGTCGGCACTTCCACCCCCGATCTGGTATTCCCCAGTACCGCGTGCCTGTTGCAAAACAACCTCGGCATCCGCAATGGCAGCCCGGCGATGGACGTGCAGGCGGCCTGTTCCGGTTTCACCTACGCCCTGAGCGTGGCGGACAATTTCATCCGTGCCGGTTCCGCCAAATGTGCGCTGGTGGTGGGTAGCGAGGCCATGTCGAAAATTCTCGACTGGACTGACCGTGGTACCTGTATCCTGTTTGGCGACGGTGCGGGTGCTGTGTTGCTGGAAGCCAGTGAAGAACCGGGCATACTCTCCACCCACATTCACGCTGACGGGGCTTATGAACACCTGCTCAGTGTGAATGCCGGTATTTCGCGCAACCAGGAACTCCTGCGTGCCGAAGGCGCACTGCTGCAAATGCGTGGCAATGAAGTTTTCAAGGTTGCCGTCAACACCTTGGGCCGCATTGTGGACGAAACGCTTGAAAAGAATGGCATGACCAAGGCCGACGTCAACTGGCTGGTACCACATCAGGCCAACATCCGCATCATCCAGGCGACGGCGAAAAAGCTCGACATGCCGATGGATAACGTCGTGGTCACGGTCGACAAGCACGGCAACACCTCCGCTGCTTCCATCCCGCTGGCGCTGGATACCGCCGTGCGCGACGGGCGTATCAAGCGCGGTGAAATCATCCTGCTGGAAGCGTTTGGCGGTGGCTTTACCTGGGGGTCGGCACTCGTCCGCTTCTGA
- a CDS encoding CYTH domain-containing protein — MATEIERKFLLVSDEWRQLAVRSESFRQGYLSSSKHASVRVRIADDKATLNIKGMTLGVQRPEYEYEIPLHDAAELLDQLCERPLIEKTRHFVEFGGNLWEIDEFHGDNAGLVVAEVELDSPDQVITMPTWAGKDVSHLERYYNVRLTQYPYSRWTAEERG; from the coding sequence ATGGCTACCGAGATTGAACGCAAATTTTTACTGGTATCTGACGAGTGGCGGCAACTGGCCGTCCGCTCCGAATCATTCCGCCAAGGCTATCTGAGTAGCAGCAAACACGCCTCCGTCAGGGTGCGGATAGCTGATGACAAAGCCACCCTGAACATCAAGGGCATGACGCTGGGCGTGCAACGCCCGGAATACGAATACGAAATTCCGCTGCATGACGCAGCAGAACTGCTTGATCAGCTATGCGAACGCCCACTGATCGAGAAAACCCGCCATTTTGTCGAGTTTGGCGGAAACCTGTGGGAAATCGACGAATTCCACGGTGACAACGCTGGCCTGGTGGTCGCGGAGGTCGAACTCGATTCCCCGGATCAAGTAATAACCATGCCCACCTGGGCTGGCAAAGACGTTTCGCATCTGGAACGTTATTACAACGTCCGCCTTACCCAATACCCCTACAGTCGCTGGACGGCTGAGGAACGAGGTTAA
- a CDS encoding DEAD/DEAH box helicase has protein sequence MSFSELGLAEPLLRAIAEQGYATPTPIQQQGIPAVLSGRDLMAAAQTGTGKTAGFTLPMLHRLMEGKRPASNHIRALVLTPTRELAAQVGESVRDYGAHLPLASTIVFGGVSINPQMMALRKGVDVLVATPGRLLDLYEQNAVKFSQVEMLVLDEADRMLDMGFIRDIRKILALLPKRRQNLLFSATFSDDITALAKGLLHDPLQVSVSPRNAAANTVKQSVYLIDKARKTALLSHLVRDNQWEQVLVFTRTKHGANRLAEKLARDGVTAAAIHGNKSQGARTKALADFKQNNIRVLVATDIAARGIDIDQLPHVVNFELPNVSEDYVHRIGRTGRAGASGEAISLVEPEEHKYLKGIEKLIKQTLPREELPAISAAPERPRTEAKTADAEADKPGKPQHRPKKRRTRSQKNEARVAAGLPPVKRNDGNANNKPRRRRPSKPKAVA, from the coding sequence ATGTCATTTTCTGAACTCGGCCTGGCCGAGCCGCTGCTGCGTGCCATCGCAGAGCAGGGCTATGCAACGCCCACCCCTATCCAGCAACAAGGCATTCCTGCCGTACTGTCTGGCCGTGACCTGATGGCGGCGGCGCAAACCGGCACCGGCAAGACCGCCGGTTTCACCCTGCCGATGCTGCATCGCCTTATGGAAGGCAAACGCCCGGCTTCCAACCACATCCGCGCACTGGTGTTGACCCCGACCCGCGAATTGGCGGCGCAAGTGGGCGAAAGCGTGCGTGATTACGGCGCGCATTTGCCACTGGCTTCCACCATCGTGTTTGGTGGCGTTAGCATCAACCCGCAAATGATGGCCCTGCGTAAAGGGGTGGATGTGCTGGTGGCAACACCGGGCCGCCTGCTGGATTTGTACGAGCAGAATGCGGTGAAGTTTTCCCAAGTGGAAATGCTGGTGCTGGACGAAGCCGACCGGATGCTGGACATGGGTTTCATCCGCGACATCCGCAAGATTCTCGCGCTGCTGCCGAAGCGTCGGCAGAACCTGCTGTTTTCCGCCACCTTTTCCGACGACATTACCGCGTTGGCGAAAGGTTTGCTGCATGACCCGCTGCAAGTCTCGGTCAGCCCGCGCAATGCAGCCGCCAATACGGTCAAGCAATCGGTTTACCTGATCGACAAAGCGCGCAAGACGGCACTGCTGAGCCATCTGGTGCGCGATAACCAGTGGGAACAAGTGCTGGTGTTTACCCGCACCAAACACGGCGCAAACCGGCTGGCGGAAAAGCTGGCGCGGGATGGCGTCACCGCCGCCGCCATCCACGGCAACAAGAGCCAGGGCGCGCGCACCAAGGCGCTGGCTGATTTCAAGCAGAACAATATCCGCGTACTGGTCGCCACCGACATTGCGGCGCGTGGCATTGACATCGACCAGTTACCCCACGTCGTCAATTTCGAGCTGCCGAACGTGTCGGAAGATTACGTCCACCGCATTGGCCGTACCGGGCGGGCGGGCGCGTCGGGTGAGGCCATTTCGCTGGTCGAGCCGGAAGAGCACAAATATCTGAAAGGTATCGAAAAGCTGATCAAGCAGACGTTGCCGCGCGAGGAACTGCCTGCCATCAGCGCAGCACCGGAACGCCCGCGCACCGAAGCGAAAACAGCGGATGCGGAAGCTGACAAACCCGGTAAGCCACAGCATCGCCCGAAAAAGCGCCGTACCCGTTCTCAGAAGAATGAGGCGCGGGTAGCTGCCGGGTTGCCACCGGTCAAGCGCAATGATGGCAATGCCAACAATAAGCCGCGTCGCCGCCGCCCAAGTAAGCCAAAAGCGGTAGCGTAA
- a CDS encoding peptide ABC transporter substrate-binding protein — protein MRKLPALLLTLCLTHAPFALAETVLHRGNGAEPETLDIHKSSGVTEANIERDMFEGLVTEGVDGKLQPGVAEKWDISNDGKTYTFHLRKDSQWSDGSAVTADDFVFAYRRALDPATASDYAFILWPIDGAEAFSKGGQKDPAQVGVKAIDAQTLEIRLKAPTPYFLGMLMHPMAYPAPQKVIEKAGKDWTKPENILCNGAYCLGEWKPQAYVKLVKNPHYRRANDVQVDTVYYIPTEDQNTELKRFRAGELDITYDVPADQIKTVEQDFPIEFRSTPYIGAYYYAFNLTDPVFKDNPKLRRALSLAIDRDILTDKITQSGEIPAWGWVPAIDNYNQQSMEEKSLDKVARQQIAKDLFTESGYGPDKPLELEILYNTSDNNKKLAIAIAAMWKQVLGVKANLRNEEWKVYLSSRRQKQFQVIRASWIGDYNDAYTFLSLFKSDVGEMNTTGYSNPEFDRLIQEAETQPDPQKRREAMEQAERILLADSPIMPVYFNTTQHLISPKVSGWENNVMDIHPSQYLSLGQD, from the coding sequence ATGCGAAAACTCCCTGCCCTGCTCCTGACCCTGTGCCTCACCCACGCGCCTTTTGCCCTGGCTGAAACCGTGCTGCATCGAGGCAATGGCGCGGAACCGGAAACCCTGGACATCCACAAATCCTCCGGCGTCACCGAGGCCAATATCGAGCGTGATATGTTTGAAGGGCTGGTGACAGAAGGCGTGGATGGCAAACTTCAGCCCGGCGTGGCAGAAAAATGGGACATCAGCAATGATGGAAAGACCTACACCTTCCACCTACGTAAGGATAGCCAGTGGTCAGACGGTTCAGCCGTCACCGCCGATGATTTCGTGTTTGCCTACCGCCGCGCGCTTGACCCGGCCACCGCCTCCGACTACGCCTTCATCCTGTGGCCGATTGATGGCGCGGAAGCCTTCAGCAAGGGGGGGCAAAAAGACCCGGCGCAAGTAGGTGTAAAGGCCATTGACGCGCAAACGCTGGAAATTCGCCTCAAAGCCCCTACCCCCTATTTTCTGGGCATGTTAATGCACCCGATGGCCTACCCTGCCCCGCAAAAAGTTATTGAAAAAGCGGGTAAAGACTGGACTAAACCGGAAAACATCCTCTGTAACGGCGCGTATTGCCTGGGTGAATGGAAGCCGCAGGCTTATGTCAAACTGGTGAAAAACCCGCATTACCGCCGTGCCAACGATGTGCAGGTCGACACGGTGTATTACATCCCCACCGAAGACCAGAACACTGAACTCAAACGTTTCCGCGCCGGGGAGCTGGACATCACCTATGACGTGCCCGCCGACCAGATCAAGACGGTGGAGCAGGATTTCCCCATCGAATTCCGCAGCACGCCCTATATCGGCGCGTATTACTACGCATTCAACCTGACCGACCCGGTATTCAAGGATAACCCCAAGCTGCGCCGCGCCCTGTCGCTGGCGATTGACCGCGACATCCTTACCGACAAGATTACCCAGTCAGGTGAAATTCCCGCCTGGGGCTGGGTTCCCGCCATCGATAATTACAACCAGCAAAGCATGGAAGAAAAATCACTCGACAAGGTTGCCCGCCAGCAGATCGCCAAGGATTTATTCACCGAAAGCGGCTACGGCCCGGACAAACCGCTAGAGCTGGAAATCCTCTACAACACCAGCGACAACAACAAGAAACTGGCCATCGCTATCGCCGCCATGTGGAAGCAAGTGCTGGGCGTCAAAGCCAATTTGCGTAACGAAGAATGGAAAGTCTACCTCAGTTCCCGCCGCCAGAAGCAGTTCCAGGTGATACGCGCCAGCTGGATTGGCGACTACAACGATGCCTACACCTTCCTCAGCCTGTTCAAGTCTGACGTAGGCGAAATGAATACCACCGGCTACAGCAACCCCGAATTTGACCGCCTGATTCAGGAAGCCGAAACCCAGCCAGACCCACAAAAGCGCCGCGAAGCCATGGAACAGGCCGAACGCATCCTGCTGGCCGATTCACCAATCATGCCGGTCTATTTCAATACCACCCAGCACTTGATCAGCCCCAAGGTCAGCGGCTGGGAAAATAATGTGATGGACATCCACCCCAGTCAGTATTTGAGCCTGGGGCAAGATTAG